Part of the Companilactobacillus zhachilii genome is shown below.
AAGCTCAATAGCTCGAGGTTTGGTTGGATCACGTTGGATAAATCCTTTTTTCTCCAGACGAGATAGGTGACCATGAACCGTTGACGTTGAAGACAAATCTACAGCTTCGCAGATTTCCCTAACAGTTGGCGGATATCCATGTTCATCTAAATAATCATAAATGCATTGTAAAATTTGTGACTGTTTAGAGCCTTCAGCTTTTGACATTAGAACACCTCATTGTTAATATCTTAAATAGATTGTATCAAAATTTGAATACAGTTTCAAACAAGTGTTCGATTGTATCGAGGGGAATTGAAATAATGAACGAACAAGACGAATTGCTCAAGAAGATTAATGAGTTAGCTCATAAGGCTAAAGCAGGTACTATTACTAAAGAAGAGGAAGATCAACAAGCACAATTACGTAAGGAATACTTGAAGAACTTCCGAGCAGCATTTAAGTCACAAATTGAGATGTTGCAAGTGTATGAT
Proteins encoded:
- a CDS encoding DUF896 domain-containing protein; its protein translation is MNEQDELLKKINELAHKAKAGTITKEEEDQQAQLRKEYLKNFRAAFKSQIEMLQVYDKEGNEVTPEKVREIQRKKGLRDD